A segment of the Coffea arabica cultivar ET-39 chromosome 8c, Coffea Arabica ET-39 HiFi, whole genome shotgun sequence genome:
GCGACACTGGGATTGTGTTTATTTTCTTCAGGGGTTTGAAACTTGCACTGGCGAGTGGACTTTATGAGTTTCTGAGGACAAGGGGAGTAAATGATGACCTTTCCTTATTTTTGCACGAGTACATGATGAACAAGGATAAGGGTGAGCTCATTAATTGGCTTGGAAAAGTTAAAAAGTTCTTCGAAACATAGAGGTATgatttttgtctttcttctgttAGACTGCCATTGTCCAACTTTTGTCTATAAAGTCTGTACCGGATTCGAGTTGGTACTATTCATGCTTCTACATTAATGCATCATCTGAATCAATTGAAATGTGGACTAGGTGTCAGTAAAGAATATTTTGCAAAACCATAGTCATTTAGTTGTCTAATTTGTCCACTTGTATATGCCAAGTTGTAACTTATATGCAGCGTGGAGTGGTTGTCCCAGGAAATGAGTCTCACTTTTTATTTGCATTATGTTCATGACTATCTTGAGTTGGTggaagaaaatttcagttttggtaCTTCTACTCTCTCATCCATTAActtctttctttgttctttgcATTTTCGATCTTTTCCTAAGAACGAGTATGACCAAGACTCATTATAATCGCTACTTCGATTGGTGTTTGTCATGTTAAATGTCACATCCAATAGCAGCACTCCCTATCAAAATCTGCACCATGAAAAGTGACAATCTTTTGTTGTATAGAGAACACAATGATTAGTTAAACGACTCATTAAGCTCATTCTGATGTTGTAGTATGTATTTGCAGTTGACAGCTTCACATTGTTGTCGTGATCTTGGTCCAATCATGCATCAAGGACTATAAACTTAAATGAAACTTCTGATAGATCCGTGAATAGCTTCTGAAGTTGGCAGTAGGACACTCAATTCTCTCGAGGGAGatggaaaatttcattcttTCCCTCCCAGCAGAAGTTTCCCGGCAGAGGAAGAATTCGGGTACTTTTCCCTCTATGGTAGCATGTTGCTGTCAGACTATACTTGGAAGAAATCATTTGCGTCTCAAGGAATCCTCAACCTTTGAGTGTCAAATGGCTCAACTGATACATTTCCGGTTCAGTTGAATGAAGCTTATGTTGTTTCTGAGTCATTCGAAGCTATTATTTTTACGTGTGTGTGGATACGATATTTGCCTGATTGCTTTAGAGAACCCTTAATTTAGTACTAGTAGTTTTGTAAAGTGGCTGACAATCGATTTGATTGTGACAGTAACTTAGAAATGCCATTATCTATTCCATCCAATTCCAGTCCGGGATACATTTCGTTTTTCTCATGAGCAATTCCATCAAGCAATCTCCCGACTAAAAGAACttaaaaaatttaatcaattttggTTTCTAGGTTGCAAAATTTGTGCTGGAGAGGAAATTTAGAGTGACTTCAAATGCTACCTCTAAATCTGTAGTAGAAGCGCGCAAAGTATTCCCACATCTCGTAGTTGGGCTGTGTGGGGAAATGGTCGGAGAGATCTATGGAAGAAAAGCCGAGGATCTAGATATAAAGGTTCTGTGGGGGGTAATTCGGTCTTTTCATGGCATCATGTGTTTTGCACATGACCAATTTAATAAAAAACTGGGCATTTCTTGCTAATTGCACATGATTATGAAACACGTAATATCATGGGGGAATTGTTGCAATTGAACGATCAAGAGGGCAGAGggagaagaaaattttttttgagggGATATTTTAGAATAAACctaaaacaaattttaaaaatattagaaGTGTTTCGTTAAACTATTATAATTAAGAATACTAATAACTGATGTAAATCAATTTAAAGCATCTTAACGGCTATAAGATTATACTTCATCATAAAATgatgaaaacttttgaaaataaaattaataaaatatttagAAATCATGTAAGGCCAagcaaaataattatttttaaaaagtcACGATACACAAAAAACACATAATATTTAAAACAAATTGAGTTGTATAAGATAGAAAGAGAAATagagaaataaataattattgtGTAGTTTGCTCCGTGTGCTGCAAGACAGGGGAGTGAATAAGGAGGATagagaaattatttatttttattacaaatatattttccaACGtaactttttatcttctcaatcatctttttatttgtCGTACATCTCATCGTAAAAAGTGTTATAGTGattttctaaataatatttcaaataaactcttatccaaacacacttaaGTGTTTCTATATCTACCAGTTAGATGTCAGAATGGCGTGAGGAGGGATGCGAGGATTAAAACAATAGTGAAATGAAGTAAATAAATGTGTGCATATTAGGTGGGGAGGCAAATCATTCATTGCTGGCGTGAGAAATACAGACTTGCCACCTGTTAACTATAACCCCTCAATGACAATGGGTttttgagggattttctttGGTGTAAATACGTGTTTGGTAGCAATTGCATTGCTATAGGAATAAactcatttttattattattatttttttgcatcATCTCTGTGTCTTTGCTACTCAACAGAATTCCCAGTCCTCTTTCTCAATCTACACCAAGTTCTCAATCTACACCAAGTTCTTCGCGAATTGGTGATGATGGAACAATCTCAAGAAATTCAATGATCATAATTCAAATTTCACATTTGATTTCTTGTGGTATAACAAATCAAACAGACCAGAATCCATAGCAAATCAACATCAAAACCTAAATATGTTATTGAaacatttctcttcatattATGCACTTGAATTTATGGTCAATCAGCATTAGTATAGCCCCGTAAGTGCAAATCCTTCTTAGCCATTAAAAAAGACATCATGGCAGCAAGAATTAGACATAATTGACTGCCAGTGTTTTGGATCTACTACAATTTTGAGTGCAAATCTCTAGAAAAAGAAACCCATCATGGCAGTAGATCTGCCTTCCTCAGATTCGAATATCGATTGGGAGAAGAGCAAGAGTAGTGGTGGAGAGAGAGGAAAGTTGAGCCTTTGTGATGGAAGAagaggagagagagaagaaggGAAAGGGGGGAGGGGAGGGAGAGAAGGATGAAGAAAATGATCCTATGTAGAATAAGGCCATTTTCAATTCCGAATTTTGACAACATTAGTTTTTCTTAAAGCACTCCCAGACAATGCAGTCTAAACGGATTGATCGTTGGTTGGGCACGTAACGAATTCTCATCCTGATCACAATCAAATAGCTATTTCCTTCAGCAACGTGTtgacttttctttcatttgcgcCTTCTAGACTGCTTTGAAAATTTGCCGACAAAATTTGCCTTGTTTGGCAAAGTGAgtttttgccaagtttgtctTTTACCAGTTTCTTAACCATTTTAATTACAGCAACATTAAAAAAActtcttaaaaattttaaattacacactttaaaatatctaaaacacaaaaaaaaattttctttcctcctttcttcttccacctcaaCCCACCACCGCTTCTGCTGCCAGCCTAGACCAGCCGGCATCGaccacctctttttttttttttttttaatttctctcCTCCTCTCCTCCCCTCTCACTTGTCACCCTCCCCCTTTACCCGATCTAGTCAAGCGATCAAAAGACAAGCTTGATGTGGtcgggaggaggaggaggaagaggggaagagagaaaaatgcaaaaaaaaaaaaaaattatttctatTGTTGCAACTTCCGACTGGGGAGGGAGAGGTGGCGGGGAaggagagggggagggggaagggcgaagaagaagagaggaaagaaaagaaaaaagaaagaaagaaagaaaaagaaaaggaaaaagaaagaaagaaaaaaggaaaaaaaaaagttcaccTGTAACATCTACAATAAGtcacagtaaaattttagataaatactCAAAAACTCATTTGTCAAACGGCCATAATGCTTTATGTTTGAGAAGTTTTGAGAAGCAAAAATTAGATGCAGCACTGTACCATATAGTCAACCGAGTACGTAGAAAGCTAGCCGAAACGTCTAAAAAAAACCAGCTTTTAGCCAAAGAAAGCCTGCATGGATCAGCTTTAAGCAACAAAGAACAGAACGACataataaactaaaaataaactataagtttctaatATATAACACACAATGTAGGCAACAACAAACTTTAAAAAACATGTCTAGCTTTTGCCAGCAAGGCACAACATCTACAAAAAACTTATACCACCTCGATTTAACCTAGTTAGTTAGAAAACCATCAAATCTCAAAACAACTAATAGCTTTAAAGGTTCAGCAACGACATGCTTGGTGAAACCAAAATCCGCCCACCAAAAAAAAGGAGCATCCCAAAAAGTACCTAAAATGCTGTCCAATATCCCTTTCCATGAGCAATCCTTAAGAATAACCAACAGAGAAAGATAAGAGGGAGGGAGGGTCTCAAACTAATAGCCATTGCATATAATTATACTAACACACCCTGTAAAAAATTTATTGACAAACCAGACGGCATGTACAATCAATACAATATACCGAAAAACATGCTACAAGGCACCCGAATGAGAAAGCAGATTGCTTGCTATTTTGTTAACCAATAAATCAGGATTAAAAACGTGCAGACAGCGGCAACTAATGAGAGGATGATGGTATCCATCGACTTTTTCTTCCTTATGGCTGAAAGTATATGGTTGACCTGCAAAGATGCACAGGCATCAGTGAAACTGATACATAGTCTAGTCAAAGAACCATTACTGGCTCCGAAACTTATCCAACATGATTTCTCCTAGAGAATCATGTAATGGCCTAAATTCTTGCATGTATTTAATTTCACTAAAGTTGAAAAACAGGACCTAGCTTATTATCATGCCATTAACATAGAAGCAGTTCACCTTCCCCTAGCTCTTCAAAGATCCAGTTAATAGCAAGTAAAAGCAACATGTAAccattaaaataataataaggtTTCTTACTGTTGGAAGGCGGCTGCCAATATTACTAAGCTTTGAATTAATGCCCCCAAATGTAGACCGTTGAAACATGAGAGTTTTAAGGGtttcttgagcttgagagaTGACGGTGTCCATCTGTAAAAGAGACTCAATTAAATATGAACCTTTTTTATGAGTAATACTTGGTGGAGGCAGATGGATCAAGAACTTCAAACAAAATCTCCCAAACTATAAAATGGAAGCCCAAATTTCAGCAATATAACTACATTAGGTTAGTCAATAGCAAGTGGGTGAAAATTCTTAAATTTTATCTGAGGAATGTGCGCCCATATGCAGTATCGTGCAAGTATGTTTGCCTACATTTTACTACAACTAATTCTCCCAGTGATAGTTTTAACAGACTATTTTACTACAACTAAAGTAAAAGGTTTATTAGAATTGCCTTCCTTGCATGTCAACCAAACTACCACTAGACACCTGAGCCAGTTGTAGATACTACAagaaattccttttattttgctAGTCTAATAACACAAAAACACTGCAGTTACAAACCAAAGTCTGTTACTGCTGAAAGTAGACAGCCATGACATAGAATTCCAAAATGCCCATAATCTTTTCAAGCAGCTTGTCTATTCACTTCTATCTACTTATTCAATAGCCAAGAATCTCACTTGCACGGAGCAAGGAATGCTACTTATTCAATCCTGCAGTAACAAGGAATGCTGCTTCTGTACCAGCAGGATCTTTCTTTTATACCTAACCATCTGTCAGCAAAGGGAAACTTCAACAACACTTGAGGACCAAAAGTCTACGTCATTAATCAAAAACCATACATTGAAAACTAGGAAAGGAAATGCTGAATAGGTTAAAAGCTCAAATTCCCCAAATATGTCTTATAAACATCAAACTTCAagctccttaaaagaatttagCATCCAATCCAATCTAAAACCAAGCAAGCACAAGCAGCCCAAGAATTTCAAACCAAAGTATGATTCCAAATAAGCAGAATTATTTTCCCCAGCTTTTTCTGCTAAATGATAACTCACCAAACCCATCATATTTGTACTTACAGAATTTTTAGCCTTTTACTCCAAATTAAATGCATCTGCAGAACACTCATCTGGGCTTGCACACCAACAATAAAGGTACTGCAAAACATTTTTGCTAGCAAACAAATTTGTCGGCTCTGCACTATTTGTTGCTCTAACACTGACAAAATTATACATTTCTTTGTAAATCTAGAAGAATTGAAAGGGTTACTTAATCAATGTGCAAAAAAACTGCAGATGTTTCATCAGATTAAATGGTAGGGATAAAAGGATTGCTTCTTACCTGCCCTGTACTCCTAGTAACAGATGCACGCTCCTTTAGTAGGGCTTGCTCATAAGAACCACCACCATCTTCCAAGTCTAATCTTGTCCGATCAAACTCCCTGAAATCCTCTAGCAATGAAGCATGCTCTTTCTTAGCTCTGTGACTGGAGCGCAGCCGGTTAAACTCCTACAAACACGGAGCATATTGAAATTTACATTTAGTTAAGCATCATGAAAATGGCAATGCCTGATGGTTTAATACAAGTTTCAAATCAGCCTAACTTATTTCAATGCCTGTATGCATACTTCAAAGCTAGCAACATGAACAGTGAGTTTTGAAACGATGAGAACAAAAATTATGAGAGGCTCCTAGTCTGACAAATTACCTGTTTTGTACATACATATTTTTATGAAAACATAAACTCACATAATAAAGCTCAGAAAGAACGTAGAATACGTAAATGTGTACTTCGAGCCATTAAGTAAAGCTTGTAGTTAGCCATTATATTTGGAATGCGTATGTTAACATATTTAATATTAAGGATCTATTGTGTACTGTCACAAATTTATATTACATTTTATTATCTGCTCATCGATATCCACAATGATCCCTTGGAGGACATGAGTCAAAGTGCTTAACATAATTAATTTCAGTCTTACAAAAaggattttaaaaatatttatgagCAAGAATACCTCTTCTGATTTTAGctcaataatttgaaaatttagttcAGATATCTGAGTCCTTGACCTTCCACATTCTCAGGTGGAACAggttaaataaatataatagtGATGCACGTATGAGATTACAAAAAGGAATACATAGAATCAGCATTTTTGAGAACACTGAGTAGGCTTAGAAAAGACCGATTAATTGTTCAACATCCCATATAGATAAGCATTTCTGCAGCTTGACGAACACTGATTGGGCTTAGGAACAACAGTTCATTTCTCAACTTCCTATATAGATGGTGAATGCATTGATGCATTCTCCTCCAATCAAATGCAGAAGTAAGATTTTATGAACTTAAAGACCTGAGTAAGATCTTGAAGAATTTCTTGATGTCGAGTTAATGTATGAGAAAATATTTCTGATCCTCCTGATGAAACCCAAGCTTGCATTTGCAAATTCACTTGATGAAGATGTTTGAGCAATTGATCTATTCCAGATTCAAGATCACTGTCACTAGTGCTATCAATCTTTGTAGCAACTAATTTACGATACAAATGCATCTGCTCATCCAATTGTGCTTCCAGCTTCCTTGCCTGGTTATGGAAAAGAGAAACCAAATGGTAAAGTTCATCAAAACCATTAaacaaatgcaaataaaatttaaGCTTTCTTCTGGTTGCATGAAAGGAAAATCATaggaaaagtttttcaaaatctatTAAAAGAACAATAAAATGAATCTCCCTAGGCTTGAGTCAATTGAATATGAGAAATTGGACATGTGAAGATCAATATTTTACTATAGTGAATGTTATGAATTGATGAACACTTAAGATCCAAATAAATATAGATCTACTGCAGAATaacgaataaaaagaaagaaaaaattagaaaactaaAACACGATGCATATCCTGAAGGCAAGTTTTTAAGTACAAATGAGAACCTACAATTAATGAAACAATACTCTACAACAGATAGGCATTACCTTTGCCAAAACTAACTAGTTCATCATAAACAAGAAGACTTGCTAAAAGCCTGCCACATGTGCTTAAGAAAAGCAGACATGCAGATCTGGATTATTGTCATtagtattcttttttttttattattattttaaatgagGCAATATGAGGATAAGATTGGACAGGTAtgcgttaaaaaaaaaagtggttaAAAAATGTCTTCAAAGAATCTCTTTAAGAAAGCATATACATTTTGCATCAAATTAGAATACCCATATCAATTCATTATATGAAGAATCTCCTAGGATACAGTTAAGAATGATTCGGAACTGGATTATATTATCTCTAAACAGCAGAATAATCTACAAAAACCAATTCTATTTTAAGCATTTGGGAAACCATGTTCATTAAAGACAAGCCATGTCACAAACACCTATTTACATGCTCTCGGGAGTACCTTTTGTAAGTGTTTTTTAAGCCCATCAAATATCCTAGGACCcaaattttgatgaaacatgCATTTGACTTGTTTTATGAAAGATTGAACCTCAAATATCTTTTAAAGAGAAATGCTAGCACTGTCAGGAAGGGCCAGCCCTTGGAAGTTGGAAAGCATGCAGAAGTTTTTGGTTGTAAGACAGTCAGATGCACCACAAATTGAAGTCCAGAAAATTAGTAATGGGGGATCCATCTTGGGTGCATTGCACTTCCAGAATAAAGAGGAAAAGCAATAATCTCATCGAACAGTACAATAAA
Coding sequences within it:
- the LOC113707200 gene encoding Golgi SNAP receptor complex member 1-1 — translated: MDPPSSWDSLRKQARKLEAQLDEQMHLYRKLVATKIDSTSDSDLESGIDQLLKHLHQVNLQMQAWVSSGGSEIFSHTLTRHQEILQDLTQEFNRLRSSHRAKKEHASLLEDFREFDRTRLDLEDGGGSYEQALLKERASVTRSTGQMDTVISQAQETLKTLMFQRSTFGGINSKLSNIGSRLPTVNHILSAIRKKKSMDTIILSLVAAVCTFLILIYWLTK